A single Gadus chalcogrammus isolate NIFS_2021 unplaced genomic scaffold, NIFS_Gcha_1.0 GACHA066, whole genome shotgun sequence DNA region contains:
- the LOC130378124 gene encoding uncharacterized protein LOC130378124 isoform X1 — translation MAGEKKSAAAHRHYLLCPVCLRTQESLSCHLRRVCMKDKTPPQILEVVEKAKKDVCDLLKNGRAFSYAVLKQIVSSPNPLEGLIEELKYHHLFVTGVPPPLPIGNPRLVTETLSECPGEAPGETEPSDVESCGSNELFQCRQEKTYTKDKMVKAKDLGILKKHSADHPLLKRFADYLKNDYENAKYQQEVDTVSRYLYFADPTEPSLKFVNDREKLRDFLGQQAKAGYKAQTSGNYIKCLKRFLEFHLTRTGLRQDDRELYKQCTLYLSFLTSSQSVLSKQASKEIVQKRHALLFDKSQPTPRECLAVLDKGEGDLVKIMNQLDDSSSSSLSRTECIFVLYYLEAIVILRHCQRPCVVQSMKVKEWLERKHADDDSIVFVKDHKTAAHFVVSIVLSKKEEAWFEKYYNKVRPQLLAGERKPGDLIKLQQKCNVPQVSSQVVRRVFETAANRLDDPQKKAVSDYLG, via the exons ATGGCTGGGGAAAA GAAATCTGCAGCTGCACATAGACACTATCTACTCTGTCCAGTTTGTTTGAGGACCCAAGAGTCTCTATCCTGTCACCTGCGCAGAGTCTGCATGAAGGATAAGACACCACCACAGATCCTAGAGGTGGTTGAAAAGGCCAAGAAAGATGTGTGTGACCTCCTGAAGAATGGACGGGCTTTTAGTTATGCAGTCCTGAAGCAAATCGTCTCATCACCAAATCCACTCGAAGGATTGATTGAGGAGCTGAAATACCATCACTTGTTTGTGACAggagtccctcctcctctgcccattGGTAATCCAAGGTTGGTCACCGAAACCCTTTCTGAATGCCCTGGGGAGGCACCCGGAGAGACAGAGCCATCTGATGTGGAATCTTGCGGCAGCAATGAGCTTTTTCAATGTAGACAAGAGAAAACGTATACCAAAGACAAAATGGTGAAAGCGAAGGATTTAGGCATTTTGAAAAAGCATTCAGCAGATCATCCATTGCTCAAGCGCTTTGCCGACTACCTAAAGAATGATTACGAAAATGCAAAGTACCAACAGGAGGTTGACACTGTTTCCCGGTACCTGTATTTTGCTGATCCTACGGAACCATCTTTGAAGTTTGTCAATGACAGAGAGAAGCTCAGAGACTTCCTGGGTCAACAGGCTAAGGCAGGGTATAAGGCACAAACATCAGGAAATTACATCAAGTGCTTGAAAAGGTTCTTGGAGTTCCACTTGACAAGGACCGGCTTGAGACAGGATGACAGGGAGCTCTACAAGCAGTGCACGTTATATTTGAGTTTTTTAACTTCTTCACAGAGTGTCCTCTCTAAGCAAGCGAGCAAAGAAATTGTGCAAAAGAGGCATGCCTTGTTGTTTGACAAAAGTCAACCCACACCTCGTGAATGCTTGGCTGTTCTTGATAAAGGTGAAGGTGACTTAGTGAAAATCATGAATCAACTTGATGAcagttcttcttcctccctgagTAGGACTGAGTGCATATTTGTGCTATACTATCTTGAGGCAATTGTCATATTAAGACACTGCCAACGGCCATGTGTGGTGCAGAGCATGAAG GTCAAGGAATGGCTTGAACGGAAACACGCAGATGATGATtcaattgtttttgtaaaggacCACAAGACGGCTGCACATTTTGTGGTCTCAATTGTCCTGtccaagaaggaggaggcgtggtttGAGAAATATTACAACAAAGTGCGGCCACAGCTCCTTGCTGGCGAAAGGAAAC CTGGTGATCTGATAAAGCTCCAGCAAAAGTGCAACGTCCCCCAGGTGAGCAGCCAGGTTGTACGGAGGGTATTTGAGACAGCAGCTAACCGCCTGGATGACCCTCAGAAGAAAGCAGTTTCTGACTACCTgggatga
- the LOC130378124 gene encoding uncharacterized protein LOC130378124 isoform X2 encodes MAGEKKSAAAHRHYLLCPVCLRTQESLSCHLRRVCMKDKTPPQILEVVEKAKKDVCDLLKNGRAFSYAVLKQIVSSPNPLEGLIEELKYHHLFVTGVPPPLPIGNPRLVTETLSECPGEAPGETEPSDVESCGSNELFQCRQEKTYTKDKMVKAKDLGILKKHSADHPLLKRFADYLKNDYENAKYQQEVDTVSRYLYFADPTEPSLKFVNDREKLRDFLGQQAKAGYKAQTSGNYIKCLKRFLEFHLTRTGLRQDDRELYKQCTLYLSFLTSSQSVLSKQASKEIVQKRHALLFDKSQPTPRECLAVLDKGEGDLVKIMNQLDDSSSSSLSRTECIFVLYYLEAIVILRHCQRPCVVQSMKVKEWLERKHADDDSIVFVKDHKTAAHFVVSIVLSKKEEAWFEKYYNKVRPQLLAGERKPPAKVQRPPGEQPGCTEGI; translated from the exons ATGGCTGGGGAAAA GAAATCTGCAGCTGCACATAGACACTATCTACTCTGTCCAGTTTGTTTGAGGACCCAAGAGTCTCTATCCTGTCACCTGCGCAGAGTCTGCATGAAGGATAAGACACCACCACAGATCCTAGAGGTGGTTGAAAAGGCCAAGAAAGATGTGTGTGACCTCCTGAAGAATGGACGGGCTTTTAGTTATGCAGTCCTGAAGCAAATCGTCTCATCACCAAATCCACTCGAAGGATTGATTGAGGAGCTGAAATACCATCACTTGTTTGTGACAggagtccctcctcctctgcccattGGTAATCCAAGGTTGGTCACCGAAACCCTTTCTGAATGCCCTGGGGAGGCACCCGGAGAGACAGAGCCATCTGATGTGGAATCTTGCGGCAGCAATGAGCTTTTTCAATGTAGACAAGAGAAAACGTATACCAAAGACAAAATGGTGAAAGCGAAGGATTTAGGCATTTTGAAAAAGCATTCAGCAGATCATCCATTGCTCAAGCGCTTTGCCGACTACCTAAAGAATGATTACGAAAATGCAAAGTACCAACAGGAGGTTGACACTGTTTCCCGGTACCTGTATTTTGCTGATCCTACGGAACCATCTTTGAAGTTTGTCAATGACAGAGAGAAGCTCAGAGACTTCCTGGGTCAACAGGCTAAGGCAGGGTATAAGGCACAAACATCAGGAAATTACATCAAGTGCTTGAAAAGGTTCTTGGAGTTCCACTTGACAAGGACCGGCTTGAGACAGGATGACAGGGAGCTCTACAAGCAGTGCACGTTATATTTGAGTTTTTTAACTTCTTCACAGAGTGTCCTCTCTAAGCAAGCGAGCAAAGAAATTGTGCAAAAGAGGCATGCCTTGTTGTTTGACAAAAGTCAACCCACACCTCGTGAATGCTTGGCTGTTCTTGATAAAGGTGAAGGTGACTTAGTGAAAATCATGAATCAACTTGATGAcagttcttcttcctccctgagTAGGACTGAGTGCATATTTGTGCTATACTATCTTGAGGCAATTGTCATATTAAGACACTGCCAACGGCCATGTGTGGTGCAGAGCATGAAG GTCAAGGAATGGCTTGAACGGAAACACGCAGATGATGATtcaattgtttttgtaaaggacCACAAGACGGCTGCACATTTTGTGGTCTCAATTGTCCTGtccaagaaggaggaggcgtggtttGAGAAATATTACAACAAAGTGCGGCCACAGCTCCTTGCTGGCGAAAGGAAAC CTCCAGCAAAAGTGCAACGTCCCCCAGGTGAGCAGCCAGGTTGTACGGAGGGTATTTGA